From Caminibacter mediatlanticus TB-2, the proteins below share one genomic window:
- a CDS encoding polysaccharide biosynthesis/export family protein has product MRKIFFILLSVIYILAVDITITQTPNSEQNSSLLKLTEKPFGYNLFLGKFSKIKQFIYNPHYRINIGDEIVVMFWGAFDAEYKLKVDNQGNIFIPKVGVIHVMGLEAGKLNIVIKNAVRKVFKNNVFVYANVLNYQPINVFVTGAVNSPGLYQGLSTDSIIQFIDKAKGINLNDGSFRKIYVKRNNKIVAKYDLYDFLTGGNLKLFQFKNGDIIFVDNLSYFVNVTGDVKRPYRFELLTPTITLNLLKVYALPKKSVSLVIVNRFSKGKLITKRFSINDNPIIYSGDNVEFISDFNTKEIKIYIDGEINGKHTLIVRKGTSLKDVLNTIHYTKEANIQAIQLYRKSIAKLQKQLIDAELKDLEAKVLTTSSVTTAGATIKKEEAQLILDFIKRAKKIQPKGKVILNKETNLSSIILEDGDTIFIPKKSSVVTIQGEVKIPGAQTYVKNYNIEDYIKSVGGFTNRADKSHILIVRQSGKVITYNSNVFFKKNIKIKPGDSILVLSKPSSENLQITKDITQILYQIAVSAGIVLRLF; this is encoded by the coding sequence ATGAGAAAAATATTCTTTATTTTACTTAGTGTTATTTATATTTTAGCAGTAGATATAACCATAACTCAAACACCCAATAGCGAACAAAATTCATCTCTGCTAAAATTAACTGAAAAACCTTTTGGTTATAATTTATTTTTAGGAAAATTTTCTAAAATAAAACAATTTATTTATAATCCTCATTATAGAATAAATATTGGAGATGAAATTGTTGTAATGTTTTGGGGAGCATTCGATGCAGAATATAAATTAAAAGTAGATAATCAAGGAAATATTTTTATTCCAAAAGTAGGTGTTATTCATGTAATGGGCTTAGAAGCTGGAAAATTAAATATTGTAATTAAAAATGCAGTAAGAAAAGTTTTTAAAAATAATGTATTTGTTTATGCAAATGTATTAAATTATCAGCCAATTAATGTTTTTGTTACTGGAGCAGTTAATTCGCCAGGGCTTTATCAAGGATTAAGTACTGATAGTATTATCCAATTTATTGATAAAGCAAAAGGTATAAATTTAAATGATGGTAGTTTTAGAAAAATATATGTAAAAAGAAACAATAAAATTGTTGCAAAATATGATTTATATGATTTTTTAACAGGAGGAAATTTAAAACTATTTCAATTTAAAAACGGAGATATAATATTTGTTGACAATTTATCTTATTTTGTAAATGTCACTGGAGATGTAAAAAGACCTTATAGATTTGAATTATTAACTCCTACAATTACCTTGAATTTATTAAAAGTATATGCTCTACCTAAAAAAAGTGTAAGTCTTGTTATAGTAAATAGATTCAGTAAAGGAAAATTAATTACTAAAAGATTTTCAATAAATGATAATCCTATAATTTATAGTGGTGATAATGTTGAGTTTATCTCAGACTTTAATACAAAAGAAATTAAAATATATATAGATGGTGAAATTAATGGTAAACATACTTTAATTGTAAGAAAAGGTACATCATTAAAAGATGTATTAAATACTATTCATTATACTAAGGAAGCAAATATTCAAGCTATTCAATTATATAGAAAGAGTATTGCTAAGTTACAAAAACAATTAATTGATGCAGAACTAAAAGATTTAGAAGCAAAAGTTTTAACAACAAGTTCTGTTACTACTGCAGGTGCAACAATCAAAAAAGAAGAAGCACAATTAATTCTTGATTTTATAAAAAGAGCAAAAAAAATACAACCAAAAGGAAAAGTTATTCTAAATAAAGAAACAAATTTATCTTCAATAATATTAGAAGATGGTGATACTATATTTATTCCTAAAAAATCTTCAGTTGTTACAATTCAGGGAGAAGTTAAAATACCAGGTGCTCAAACATATGTAAAAAATTACAATATAGAAGATTACATTAAATCAGTTGGAGGATTTACTAATAGAGCTGATAAATCTCACATATTAATAGTGAGACAAAGTGGAAAAGTTATTACATATAATTCAAATGTATTTTTCAAAAAAAATATTAAAATAAAACCAGGAGATTCTATTTTAGTACTTAGTAAACCTTCAAGTGAAAATTTACAAATTACAAAAGATATTACTCAAATCTTATATCAAATTGCAGTTAGTGCTGGTATAGTTTTAAGATTATTTTAA
- a CDS encoding glycosyltransferase family 2 protein: protein MERINILKKFFTIIQYDYQNNTDPLRIIKKSYARFKRFGLKGMIERLNKEYNIIVKTNIFYKYNIPHQTDKEREEIERFEKKPLISIIMPVYNVEERWLKLAIESVERQWYKNWELCIVDDASTREETKKYLKSLNNTKIKIKFLEKNQGISGASNEALKLAKGEYIALMDNDDELTPDALYEVVKAINEQEAEFIYSDEDKIDINGNYVEPHFKPDFAPDMFLSQNYLSHLGVIKKELIDRVGGFEKGLEGSQDYDLYLKVLEHTNKIYHIPKVLYHWRKIPGSTAEGFSNKDYAQEAGRKALENAMKRRSIEAIVKNGLKAGTYKIDYKIKGNPLISIIIPFKDKPELLRTCVESILNKSTYNNFEIIGISNNSEEKETFDEMNRLENLDRRVKFYEYNIPFNYSKINNYAVNNYANGEHIVLMNNDIEIITPNWIEEMLMFSQRDDVGCVGAKLYYPDNTIQHAGVILGLGGVAGHSHKYYKREDCGYFHRACIVQNLSAVTAALMMVKKRIYEEVRGLDEENLKVAFNDVDFCLRVREKGYLNVFNPWVEAYHYESKSRGLEDTPEKIERFQKEINYMKQKYGKILLKDPYYNPNLTLDKEDFSLNL from the coding sequence ATGGAAAGAATAAATATTTTAAAGAAATTTTTTACTATTATTCAATATGATTATCAAAATAACACAGATCCATTAAGAATTATTAAAAAATCATATGCAAGATTTAAAAGATTTGGATTAAAAGGTATGATAGAAAGATTAAATAAAGAATATAATATTATTGTAAAAACTAATATTTTTTATAAATATAACATACCCCACCAAACAGATAAAGAGAGAGAAGAGATAGAGAGGTTTGAGAAGAAGCCATTAATATCAATAATAATGCCAGTATATAATGTAGAAGAAAGGTGGCTAAAATTAGCCATAGAATCAGTAGAGAGACAATGGTATAAGAACTGGGAGTTGTGTATCGTAGATGATGCATCAACAAGAGAAGAAACAAAGAAATATTTAAAAAGTTTAAATAATACAAAAATAAAAATAAAGTTTCTTGAAAAGAATCAAGGGATATCAGGGGCTTCTAATGAGGCATTAAAATTAGCAAAAGGGGAATATATAGCTTTGATGGATAATGATGATGAGTTAACTCCTGATGCATTATATGAAGTAGTAAAAGCAATAAATGAACAAGAAGCAGAGTTTATATATAGCGATGAAGATAAAATAGATATAAATGGAAATTATGTAGAACCACATTTTAAACCAGATTTTGCTCCAGATATGTTTTTATCACAAAACTATTTAAGTCATTTAGGTGTTATAAAAAAGGAATTAATAGATAGAGTAGGAGGATTTGAAAAAGGATTAGAAGGTAGTCAAGATTATGATTTATATTTAAAAGTTTTAGAACATACTAATAAGATTTATCATATTCCAAAAGTATTATATCATTGGAGAAAAATTCCAGGTTCAACAGCAGAAGGTTTTAGTAATAAAGATTATGCGCAAGAGGCAGGTAGAAAAGCGCTTGAAAATGCAATGAAAAGAAGAAGTATTGAAGCTATTGTAAAAAATGGATTAAAAGCAGGAACTTATAAGATAGATTATAAAATAAAAGGGAATCCTTTAATAAGTATAATTATACCTTTTAAAGATAAACCTGAGTTATTAAGAACATGTGTAGAGTCTATATTAAATAAATCTACTTATAATAATTTTGAGATTATAGGAATAAGTAATAACTCAGAAGAAAAAGAAACTTTTGATGAAATGAATAGACTTGAAAATCTTGATAGAAGAGTGAAATTTTATGAGTATAATATTCCTTTTAATTATTCGAAAATAAATAATTATGCCGTAAATAATTATGCAAATGGTGAACATATTGTGTTAATGAATAATGATATAGAGATAATTACTCCAAATTGGATTGAAGAGATGTTAATGTTTTCACAAAGAGATGATGTAGGATGTGTTGGTGCTAAGCTGTATTATCCTGATAATACTATTCAACATGCGGGAGTGATTTTAGGACTTGGAGGAGTAGCAGGGCATTCTCATAAATATTATAAAAGAGAAGATTGTGGGTATTTTCATAGAGCATGTATAGTACAAAATTTATCAGCGGTAACAGCTGCATTAATGATGGTTAAAAAAAGAATCTATGAAGAGGTAAGAGGTTTAGATGAAGAGAATTTAAAAGTAGCATTTAATGATGTAGATTTTTGTTTAAGAGTCAGAGAAAAAGGATATTTAAATGTATTTAATCCTTGGGTTGAAGCATATCATTATGAATCTAAAAGTAGAGGATTAGAAGATACTCCTGAAAAAATAGAAAGATTTCAAAAAGAAATAAATTATATGAAACAAAAATATGGTAAAATTCTTCTTAAAGACCCTTATTATAATCCAAATCTAACTTTAGATAAAGAAGATTTTAGTTTAAATTTATAA